In a single window of the Phaeobacter sp. G2 genome:
- a CDS encoding helix-turn-helix domain-containing protein, translated as MYAKHVGASPLQTAQTLRVGRAKKLLDTTIFPITGIVFQAGFGSVRRFNAAFAKLYGRSPTSIRRPK; from the coding sequence CTGTATGCCAAACATGTTGGGGCCTCTCCACTTCAAACGGCTCAAACCCTTCGTGTTGGACGCGCCAAAAAGCTGCTGGACACGACGATATTCCCAATAACGGGTATAGTCTTCCAAGCGGGTTTTGGCAGCGTGAGACGCTTTAATGCTGCTTTCGCGAAGCTCTATGGGCGCTCTCCAACTTCCATCAGAAGGCCTAAATAG
- a CDS encoding TrkH family potassium uptake protein, producing the protein MAFRPSNLVKRFATLRMPPPAVLVLFYLAFIILGALLLWLPISHHGDIGLSDALFTSTSAVTVTGLVLADTGAAFTGFGQGVIAALIQLGGLGLMTFAVLLLGALGIPVGMPQRLILREDLNQTSLSNLTYLARVILVIALFCEAIGAALLAFVFVPEFGWHGIWQAIFHSISAFNNAGFALHPDSLSQWVGNPLVNIVIPALFILGGLGFIVVVEIYQKRQWRKLSLHSKLMLLGTGILIVWGSVMFGLLEWTNPNTLGPLSTGDKLWASWFQGVTPRTAGFNTIDTGGMHDSASMLTMTLMLVGGGSTSTAGGIKVTTLCVLLLATVAFFRRQTTLHAFGRSLGVDEVMKVLALTTISMLLVLTGIFVTSINHDGEFIDFAFEVTSAFGTVGLSRGTTGELDGVGRAIIMATMFVGRVGPLAIGFFLATRSAPRVKYPAGQIYLG; encoded by the coding sequence ATGGCATTCCGGCCCTCGAACCTGGTGAAACGGTTCGCGACTTTGCGCATGCCGCCTCCCGCGGTTCTGGTGCTCTTCTACCTCGCCTTCATCATCTTGGGTGCCCTCCTGCTCTGGCTACCGATCTCGCATCACGGTGATATCGGACTGAGCGATGCACTGTTTACATCAACCTCTGCCGTAACCGTGACAGGGCTTGTGCTGGCCGATACGGGCGCTGCTTTCACGGGCTTTGGGCAGGGTGTGATTGCCGCGCTTATTCAACTCGGCGGGTTGGGCTTGATGACCTTTGCGGTGCTATTGCTTGGGGCGCTTGGCATTCCGGTGGGCATGCCACAACGCCTGATCCTGCGTGAAGACCTGAACCAGACATCGCTGTCGAACCTTACCTATCTTGCGCGCGTCATCTTGGTCATCGCCCTATTTTGCGAAGCGATCGGAGCCGCCTTGCTGGCCTTCGTCTTTGTTCCGGAGTTCGGCTGGCATGGCATATGGCAGGCGATTTTCCATTCTATTTCGGCCTTCAATAACGCGGGCTTTGCGCTTCACCCCGACAGTCTCTCTCAATGGGTGGGAAACCCGCTGGTCAACATCGTGATCCCGGCCCTCTTCATTCTAGGAGGGCTTGGGTTCATTGTCGTGGTGGAAATCTATCAGAAACGCCAGTGGCGCAAACTCTCGCTGCATTCCAAACTGATGCTGCTCGGAACCGGCATTCTGATTGTCTGGGGGAGCGTCATGTTCGGCCTTCTCGAATGGACGAACCCCAACACCTTGGGCCCGCTGAGCACCGGCGATAAACTATGGGCAAGTTGGTTTCAGGGGGTCACACCGCGCACGGCCGGGTTCAACACGATCGACACCGGCGGAATGCATGACAGCGCGTCCATGTTGACGATGACACTAATGTTGGTTGGCGGTGGCAGCACCTCGACCGCAGGAGGGATCAAAGTGACAACACTCTGCGTGTTGTTGCTAGCCACGGTTGCATTTTTCAGGCGCCAAACAACATTGCACGCCTTCGGGCGCTCCTTGGGCGTCGATGAAGTGATGAAGGTCCTCGCTCTCACGACCATTTCCATGCTTCTGGTTCTAACGGGCATTTTTGTGACCTCGATCAATCACGATGGCGAGTTTATCGACTTTGCCTTTGAAGTCACATCGGCATTTGGAACAGTAGGCCTGTCGCGCGGGACAACCGGAGAGCTTGATGGTGTCGGCAGGGCCATCATCATGGCGACGATGTTTGTAGGTCGGGTTGGGCCCCTGGCTATCGGGTTTTTCCTCGCGACCCGAAGTGCGCCGAGGGTAAAGTACCCTGCAGGGCAAATATATCTTGGGTAG
- a CDS encoding TrkA family potassium uptake protein, producing the protein MKKSASRTFGVIGLGNFGSTVAKELQRFGNHVIGVDISEARVMTLADTLSQAMIVDARDDAALREAGFGDCDVAVVAMGDDLEASILAAINLKLVGVPTVWAKATTKTHHRILSKLGVDRIIHPEVEVGQHIAQVLHNPLVRDYVSLGNGYHVVNFRIPESLEGKSLKDLPHGDKFNLRCIGVMRGTEYVGQDATGCQLERDDLLLLLGQRKDLRTFAASL; encoded by the coding sequence ATGAAAAAATCTGCCAGCCGAACTTTTGGTGTAATAGGGCTGGGCAACTTTGGCAGTACCGTCGCAAAGGAGTTGCAGCGGTTCGGCAATCACGTCATCGGGGTCGACATATCCGAAGCACGCGTTATGACCCTTGCCGATACACTCTCTCAGGCCATGATCGTGGATGCGCGCGATGATGCGGCTTTGCGGGAAGCGGGTTTCGGTGATTGTGATGTGGCCGTTGTTGCCATGGGCGATGATCTGGAGGCCAGCATCCTTGCGGCGATCAACCTCAAACTTGTTGGAGTTCCGACCGTCTGGGCCAAAGCTACGACCAAGACGCATCACAGGATTCTGAGTAAACTTGGCGTAGACAGGATCATTCACCCTGAAGTCGAGGTCGGTCAACATATCGCGCAGGTTTTGCATAACCCGCTGGTGCGTGACTATGTCAGTTTGGGCAATGGCTACCACGTTGTAAATTTCCGCATCCCTGAAAGCCTTGAAGGCAAGAGCCTGAAAGACCTGCCCCATGGCGATAAGTTTAATCTGCGTTGCATCGGGGTTATGCGCGGAACTGAATACGTCGGGCAGGATGCGACAGGATGCCAACTGGAACGGGATGATCTTCTACTATTGCTCGGCCAACGAAAAGACCTGCGCACCTTCGCAGCCAGCCTGTAG
- a CDS encoding transposase, whose translation MLGPKQEAQGALFYDFSIDDHVPQDHLLRSIDRFVYLSSIRPHLAEFFSHTGRPSIDPELLIRMLLVGYCLGIRSERRLCEEVHLNLAYRWFCRLDLSAPVPDHSTFSKNRHGRFRDSGLLRHLFETTVARCISDGLVSGQRFAADASLIEADANKQNSTPKEDWNVSAINPEDAPRAVREYLDVLDHEAFGAASKVEPKFTSHSDPSSQWTAARKGPAFFSYSTNYLIDTDYSVIIEVEATRSIRQAEVGSVRSMLDRVKDTFNLHPERIIADTAYGSGPMLGWLVDRKIAPHIPVIDKAGRTDGTWSRADFEWDAENNRYVCPEGEPLKQFRRNYSDPSRCPTGKGVAKYQALKHTCQACPSKMKCCPKADARKITREEHEDARQVARDIAKTKQYAISMRLRKKVEMLFAHLKRILGLGRLRLRGPCGVNDEFLLAATAQNLRKLAKIFPASQQARKA comes from the coding sequence ATGTTAGGACCGAAGCAAGAAGCGCAAGGCGCACTGTTCTATGATTTTTCCATCGACGATCATGTGCCGCAAGATCATCTGTTACGTTCGATTGATCGCTTCGTATATTTGTCGAGCATCCGCCCACATCTTGCAGAATTTTTCAGCCATACAGGCCGTCCCTCGATTGACCCCGAGCTTTTGATCCGCATGTTGCTGGTCGGGTATTGCCTTGGCATTCGATCTGAACGCAGGCTATGCGAAGAGGTGCATTTGAACCTTGCCTATCGCTGGTTCTGCCGTCTTGATCTGAGCGCCCCAGTTCCTGATCATTCCACTTTTTCCAAGAACAGGCATGGTCGGTTTCGTGATAGTGGCCTGCTGCGCCATCTATTTGAAACCACGGTCGCACGCTGTATTTCGGATGGTCTAGTGAGTGGCCAACGCTTCGCTGCCGATGCCAGCTTGATCGAGGCAGATGCGAATAAACAGAATTCCACGCCGAAGGAGGATTGGAATGTATCTGCGATAAATCCCGAAGATGCGCCGCGTGCAGTGCGGGAATATCTTGATGTGTTAGATCATGAGGCCTTTGGTGCCGCGTCAAAGGTCGAGCCTAAGTTCACATCGCATTCTGATCCTTCCAGCCAGTGGACTGCAGCCCGTAAAGGCCCTGCTTTCTTTAGCTATTCCACCAATTATCTTATCGACACTGATTACAGTGTCATCATCGAGGTTGAAGCCACAAGATCGATCCGACAAGCTGAAGTTGGGTCTGTACGCTCGATGTTGGATCGGGTCAAAGACACCTTCAACCTGCATCCGGAACGCATCATCGCAGATACGGCCTATGGTTCAGGCCCAATGCTCGGTTGGCTTGTCGACCGCAAGATAGCACCGCACATTCCGGTGATTGATAAGGCCGGGCGCACTGACGGTACATGGTCACGCGCGGACTTCGAATGGGACGCCGAGAACAACCGATATGTCTGTCCAGAAGGCGAACCGTTGAAACAGTTTCGTCGAAATTATTCCGACCCAAGCCGTTGCCCGACCGGCAAAGGCGTCGCCAAGTATCAGGCCTTGAAACATACCTGCCAAGCCTGCCCATCTAAGATGAAGTGCTGCCCAAAAGCAGATGCGCGCAAGATCACCCGCGAAGAACATGAAGATGCCCGACAGGTCGCCCGCGATATCGCAAAAACTAAGCAATATGCGATCTCAATGCGGCTGCGAAAGAAGGTCGAGATGCTCTTCGCACACCTCAAACGCATCCTGGGGCTGGGACGGCTCCGATTACGAGGACCATGCGGAGTAAATGACGAATTCCTGCTTGCCGCCACCGCCCAAAATCTCCGCAAACTAGCCAAGATCTTTCCTGCATCGCAGCAAGCGCGCAAGGCCTGA
- a CDS encoding HYR domain-containing protein, producing MTTDTGKSVAALDVTNLGSGFDDIDSFADIVYRIGTTTLSGVYDFPIGETTVTMDATDNAGNAATQVSFTVRVSDAEAPVVTAPANQSAKTALGGSTVSLDVTNLGSVADNVDSDLPITYRVGVTPLDGAYDFPIGETTVTMVAEDAARNEADMASFIVTVVGNAAPVLTPPGAISANTDAGENTHTRDVTELGSVSDDADSSLAITYRVGDTVLSGAYAFPVGVTTVTMDATDTDHNPAAQQSFAIRVSDAEAPVITAPANQSAQTALDSITVSLDITGLGSVSDNVDSVITITYRVNGTLLDGAHDFPIGETTVTMAAEDAARNEADMASFIVTVVGNAAPVLTPPGAISANTDAGENTHTRDVTELGSVSDDADSSLAITYRVGDTVLSGAYAFPVGVTTVTMDATDTDHNPAAQQSFGIRVSDAEAPVITAPANQSAQTALDSSTVSLDITGLGSVSDNVDSVIAITYRVNGTLLDGAYEFPIGETTVTMTAEDAARNEADMASFLVTVVGNAAPVITAPDNQSVTAPTGVASVALDITTLGAVSDDADTGLSITYSIEDKPVIGSYDFPIGVTTVTMDATDRDHNAAAQASFTVTVLDAEAPLLTAPDNQTAQTALDGNTVSLDVTGLGSVADNDLGSDLEITYRVGETVLSGAYDFPIGVTTVTMHAADATGNAASQASFTVTVFGNAAPVLTAPDTQTVIAELNATSASLDVTGLGAVSDDADRDLVITYRVGDTVLSGAYDFPIGTTIVTMDAQDTDDNTAAQVSFSVTISEPDVSPPSAPTVANIDVLPDQRLMVSGTTEPGALLTITFPDQSQQQTTASGGTTNRAFARAASSANISAAAPGSYSVTSAAAQPSGNVQVTATDNSGNTSLATIANADTTAPDVVISGGPANGQSVALGFDVTVTFSETVIGFDATDITATNATVASLTGAGAVYTARITGTGNGDISLQVPAASAEDAAGNDTTASNTLVITDTTVIETQKQIAGFMQSRANQLIANQPGLSGFLSGAGSPQGSVDVSVTRAVGTFNIASRSGQPIWFNLKGNWSENDSTETRYAFGVLGGHITVNRQLLIGAMLQFDHQSQDDGAASVSGTGWMAGPYVVAQLPAPNLYLEGRLLYGETSNRISPFGTYEDDFTTTRVLAQAKLSGTVDYGRSLLTPFFDVSYANEEQKAYTDSLGNRIGAQKIHLRQAAFGLDVAHPVTVAKGKLDLTGGISGIWSSTSGTAVAQSVIPSYSGWRAALRFGLAYTWPNGGLLTGAADYDGLGAAGYESFGLNLQYSFRF from the coding sequence GTGACAACCGACACAGGCAAGTCTGTTGCCGCGCTAGATGTAACAAATCTTGGCTCTGGTTTTGACGATATCGACAGTTTTGCCGACATTGTCTACCGGATCGGCACCACCACCCTGTCGGGCGTCTATGACTTTCCGATTGGAGAGACCACCGTGACCATGGATGCCACCGACAACGCCGGAAATGCTGCGACCCAGGTCAGCTTTACCGTGCGGGTCAGTGACGCCGAGGCCCCGGTGGTCACCGCCCCCGCCAATCAAAGCGCCAAAACAGCACTAGGCGGCAGTACAGTATCTTTGGATGTAACCAATCTGGGGTCAGTGGCTGACAATGTCGACAGTGACCTGCCCATCACCTACCGGGTTGGTGTTACCCCGCTGGACGGTGCCTATGATTTCCCGATTGGCGAGACCACCGTCACCATGGTGGCGGAAGATGCCGCCAGAAATGAAGCCGATATGGCCAGCTTCATTGTGACTGTTGTTGGCAATGCCGCACCTGTGTTGACGCCCCCCGGCGCCATTTCTGCCAATACCGATGCCGGTGAAAACACCCACACACGCGACGTGACAGAGCTTGGCTCGGTTAGTGATGATGCCGATAGCTCTCTCGCCATCACCTACCGGGTGGGCGATACGGTCCTGAGCGGCGCCTATGCCTTTCCTGTCGGCGTCACCACCGTCACCATGGATGCCACGGACACGGATCATAATCCCGCCGCGCAGCAAAGCTTTGCCATTCGGGTCAGTGACGCCGAGGCCCCGGTAATTACCGCGCCCGCCAATCAAAGCGCCCAAACGGCGCTGGATAGCATCACCGTATCCCTGGATATCACCGGCCTTGGTTCGGTTTCCGATAACGTCGACAGTGTTATCACCATTACGTACCGGGTGAATGGTACCCTTCTGGACGGTGCCCATGATTTCCCGATTGGCGAGACCACCGTCACCATGGCGGCGGAAGATGCCGCCAGAAATGAAGCCGATATGGCCAGCTTCATTGTGACTGTTGTTGGCAATGCCGCACCTGTGTTGACGCCCCCCGGCGCCATTTCTGCCAATACCGATGCCGGTGAAAACACCCACACACGCGACGTGACAGAGCTTGGCTCGGTTAGTGATGATGCCGATAGCTCTCTCGCCATCACCTACCGGGTGGGCGATACGGTCCTGAGCGGCGCCTATGCCTTTCCTGTCGGCGTCACCACCGTCACCATGGATGCCACGGACACGGATCATAATCCCGCCGCGCAGCAAAGCTTTGGCATTCGGGTCAGTGACGCCGAGGCCCCGGTAATTACCGCGCCCGCCAATCAAAGCGCCCAAACGGCGCTGGATAGCAGCACCGTATCCCTGGATATCACCGGCCTTGGTTCGGTTTCCGATAACGTCGACAGTGTTATCGCCATTACGTACCGGGTGAATGGTACCCTTCTGGACGGTGCCTATGAATTCCCCATTGGTGAGACCACCGTCACTATGACAGCGGAGGATGCGGCCCGAAATGAAGCCGATATGGCCAGTTTCCTTGTGACTGTTGTTGGTAATGCCGCACCGGTGATCACCGCGCCGGACAACCAGAGCGTGACCGCCCCAACAGGGGTTGCCTCTGTCGCGCTGGATATCACCACGCTTGGCGCAGTTAGTGATGATGCCGATACTGGTCTTTCCATCACCTACAGCATCGAGGACAAGCCAGTCATCGGGTCTTATGACTTCCCCATCGGGGTCACCACCGTCACCATGGATGCCACAGACAGGGATCATAACGCAGCCGCACAGGCCAGCTTTACTGTCACCGTGTTGGATGCCGAGGCCCCACTGCTGACCGCGCCGGACAATCAGACAGCCCAGACTGCGCTGGATGGCAACACCGTGTCACTGGATGTCACTGGCCTTGGATCGGTGGCTGACAATGATCTCGGCAGCGATCTGGAGATCACCTATCGGGTCGGCGAGACTGTCCTCAGCGGCGCCTATGACTTCCCCATTGGCGTCACCACCGTCACCATGCATGCGGCAGATGCCACCGGTAATGCCGCCAGCCAGGCCAGCTTTACCGTTACCGTCTTTGGCAATGCCGCGCCGGTGCTGACAGCTCCAGACACCCAGACGGTGATTGCAGAGCTCAATGCCACCAGCGCCTCGCTGGATGTGACCGGCCTTGGCGCGGTCAGCGATGACGCCGACAGAGATCTGGTGATCACCTACAGGGTCGGCGATACGGTGCTCAGCGGCGCCTATGACTTCCCTATTGGCACCACAATCGTGACCATGGACGCTCAGGATACAGACGACAATACCGCCGCTCAGGTCAGCTTTAGCGTCACCATTTCTGAACCCGATGTCTCGCCGCCCTCCGCACCAACAGTCGCCAATATTGACGTTCTCCCTGATCAGCGCCTGATGGTGTCCGGCACCACCGAACCCGGTGCGCTGTTGACCATCACCTTCCCCGATCAATCGCAACAGCAGACAACCGCCTCGGGCGGCACCACCAACCGCGCCTTTGCCCGCGCCGCAAGCAGTGCAAACATCAGCGCCGCAGCACCGGGCAGCTATTCGGTCACATCGGCAGCGGCCCAGCCCAGCGGAAATGTGCAGGTTACCGCAACAGACAACAGCGGCAACACCTCGCTGGCGACCATTGCCAATGCCGACACAACTGCGCCGGATGTGGTAATCAGCGGTGGCCCCGCCAATGGTCAATCCGTCGCTCTTGGCTTTGATGTGACCGTGACCTTCAGCGAAACCGTCATTGGTTTTGACGCCACAGATATCACCGCGACCAATGCCACTGTGGCAAGCCTGACTGGGGCTGGAGCGGTCTATACCGCCCGCATCACCGGCACTGGAAATGGCGATATCAGCCTGCAGGTGCCTGCGGCCTCCGCCGAAGATGCGGCAGGCAACGACACCACCGCATCCAATACCCTGGTGATAACTGACACCACCGTGATCGAGACCCAGAAACAGATCGCGGGCTTTATGCAGTCGCGCGCCAATCAGCTGATCGCCAATCAGCCCGGCCTGAGCGGCTTCCTCTCTGGCGCCGGTTCCCCGCAGGGCAGCGTCGATGTTTCGGTCACCCGCGCCGTCGGCACCTTCAATATCGCCTCGCGCTCGGGTCAGCCGATCTGGTTCAACCTGAAAGGTAACTGGAGCGAGAACGACAGCACTGAGACCCGATATGCCTTTGGCGTATTGGGCGGACATATCACGGTGAATCGACAACTGCTGATCGGTGCCATGCTGCAGTTTGATCACCAGTCACAAGACGACGGGGCAGCCTCTGTCAGTGGCACCGGTTGGATGGCCGGCCCCTATGTGGTGGCCCAGCTGCCCGCGCCGAACCTCTATCTGGAAGGCCGCCTGCTATACGGTGAAACCTCAAACCGGATCTCGCCCTTTGGCACCTATGAGGATGATTTCACCACCACACGGGTACTGGCCCAGGCTAAGCTCTCGGGCACAGTCGACTACGGTCGCAGCCTGTTGACGCCCTTCTTTGACGTCTCTTATGCCAATGAAGAGCAAAAGGCCTATACCGACAGCCTCGGCAATCGGATCGGTGCCCAGAAGATCCACCTGCGCCAAGCCGCTTTTGGTCTTGATGTCGCGCATCCGG